A window of Calliopsis andreniformis isolate RMS-2024a chromosome 3, iyCalAndr_principal, whole genome shotgun sequence contains these coding sequences:
- the LOC143177281 gene encoding uncharacterized protein LOC143177281, whose protein sequence is MSELEQTDEDQTDEGDTTDALDTAEYTDAVSDEEDLQQQDYGGSLPGDSKPSSRMIDEVKPKKKKKTWMEKCMKKKWTCDDMPAWRIFMNTFVEDQDQFEKDDIFKQRKPANLRRFPKVQSEEDLATPHKCLPLNAFQLRDEVALPNKIDRSKMIRIWRNMRANLPVSNLSVLLLACVILGHRSVHSSKSDAEITPQVSKTHSEKWPSMWPCTKRDLVSELKERRMQRRKKRKDLFPCDPDVHDREVFDDPDHDFSGRKELGHARIPQSCPPPTKDLLVDRAAGEQPGLVDGDYIIFELPSKARGNRIYADVCLRGLKGMHLQELHMLRTRQKTWKFCFYQAVIALLAKTQLRYKYAWNSNIDYIYDHAWLLFTHIGTINIKQKQRLDDIVVYNYKYSIEVEKIAELNDVPIVTDIPWDYEERNLKQKTMLERKELMNVQLDIGSEKIVDVQTTPVHKDIKRIEDLIDNLPIRFRNCIFRTTRFSLAFWKDNYFWYLYNPYRCDKFGYWDDDGYACIMKFCSRQSLKRHLMILLLRAYIYPIPKSDMQKEKEEDATKPEEPAEEEPPKEEFYTIQIFNVTYHCCQIHNLKLLQRTAPKPPKRYVKAKTIDECPFDPLDVRDPCTIEMEEGDLKDAIEKPTWLKLYKITWTKCSALPQKKKGHKDAPGIGKMRWHQYVVEESNKLFSLWGELHITDGMFERENRGMQTYACYVVCAGMTRIMAPEYWSSKILDVIVMCGDRYYTHSKMEAEFKSTKNEYSHVNCWNRYLMSYFTIGETMFEANVLPAICGRLYTKTDRYLWQSLEQMFLKYHFGILTCESSCVGIFKFCGAYYICDVNSFGPPLFQYGEGAAYLLRATYFYKFITTLVLTIGSPECSQFALNPIEILKVIDVGSSVLPIGRLDMKERGKRITKIECPYDEEKKRQMKRWKHKRQETARTIDKLCCKGAE, encoded by the exons ATGAGTGAATTAGAGCAAACTGACGAAGACCAAACGGATGAAGGGGATACCACTGACGCGTTAGACACAGCGGAATATACGGATGCAGTAAGCGACGAAGAGGATCTACAACAGCAGGATTATGGGGGCAGTTTGCCAGGTGATAGTAAACCATCGTCGAGAATGATAGACGAAGTCAAAccgaaaaaaaagaagaaaacatgGATGGAGAAATGTATGAAGAAGAAATGGACCTGCGATGACATGCCTGCCTGGCGCATTTTCATGAACAC ATTTGTCGAAGATCAAGATCAATTCGAGAAGGATGATATATTCAAACAGAGGAAACCTGCAAACCTTCGACGCTTTCCTAAAGTCCAGTCAGAAGAAGATTTGGCTACTCCTCACAAATGCTTGCCTCTCAATGCTTTTCAGCTTCGAGATGAAGTGGCTTTGCCTAATAAAATCGATCGATCGAAGATGATCCGAATTTGGAGAAATATGCGAGCGAACTTACCAGTTAGTAACTTGTCAGTCCTACTATTAGCTTGCGTTATTCTAGGTCACAGATCA GTGCACTCGTCAAAGTCCGATGCTGAAATAACGCCTCAAGTGTCGAAGACCCATAGCGAAAAGTGGCCAAGCATGTGGCCATGTACGAAGCGAGACTTGGTGAGTGAACTGAAGGAACGACGAATGCAGAGACGAAAAAAGAGAAAGGATCTGTTTCCCTGCGATCCCGATGTCCATGATCGAGAAGTCTTCGACGATCCCGATCATGATTTCTCCGGGCGCAAGGAATTGGGTCACGCCAGAATCCCACAGTCGTGCCCCCCACCTACCAAAGACTTGCTGGTTGATCGAGCTGCTGGTGAGCAGCCTGGCTTGGTAGACGGTGATTACATCATTTTCGAGTTACCCTCGAAAGCGAGAGGTAACAGGATCTACGCTGATGTATGTCTTCGTGGTTTGAAGGGAATGCACCTGCAAGAATTGCACATGTTACGAACGCGGCAGAAGACTTGGAAATTTTGTTTCTACCAGGCCGTTATCGCTCTTCTAGCTAAGACACAGCTAAG ATACAAATACGCATGGAACTCGAACATCGATTACATCTACGATCACGCGTGGCTACTCTTCACTCATATTGGTACTATTAATATAAAGCAGAAGCAAAGACTGGATGACATTGTTGTATATAATTACAAGTATAGTATCGAAGTAGAGAAAATTGCAGAACTGAATGACGTCCCCATAGTGACTGATATTCCCTGGGATTATGAGGAGAGGAATCTAAAGCAAAAAACGATGCTAGAACGGAAGGAGTTAATGAATGTTCAGCTAGACATTGGGTCTGAAAAGATAGTCGACGTACAAACAACGCCAGTGCACAAGGACATAAAAAGGATCGAAGACCTGATTGACAATCTGCCGATACGTTTTCGTAACTGCATATTCCGTACAACTCGGTTCTCCCTAGCTTTTTGGAAAGACAATTACTTCTGGTACTTGTACAACCCCTATCGATGTGACAAATTCGGCTATTGGGACGACGATGGCTATGCTTGCATAATGAAGTTCTGTTCGAGACAATCACTCAAGAGACACCTGATGATCCTCCTGTTAAGAGCCTACATTTACCCGATCCCAAAGTCAGACAtgcaaaaagaaaaagaagag GATGCCACTAAACCCGAGGAACCAGCCGAGGAGGAGCCACCGAAAGAAGAATTCTACACAATTCAGATCTTCAATGTAACATACCATTGCTGCCAGATCCACAACTTGAAGCTTCTTCAAAGAACTGCGCCTAAGCCACCCAAGCGTTACGTGAAGGCTAAGACGATTGACGAATGTCCATTCGATCCTCTCGACGTTAGGGACCCTTGTACGATCGAGATGGAGGAGGGTGACCTGAAAGACGCGATCGAGAAGCCAACATGGCTGAAACTGTACAAGATCACCTGGACCAAGTGTTCAGCGCTCCCTCAGAAGAAAAAGGGTCATAAAGACGCGCCTGGTATAGGCAAGATGCGCTGGCATCAGTACGTGGTAGAAGAGTCGAACAAGTTGTTCTCTCTGTGGGGCGAGCTTCACATCACAGATGGCATGTTCGAGCGAGAGAATCGTGGCATGCAGACGTATGCCTGTTACGTGGTCTGCGCTGGCATGACCAGGATCATGGCGCCAGAGTACTGGAGCTCGAAGATCCTCGACGTGATCGTGATGTGTGGCGACAGATATTATACCCACAGCAAGATGGAGGCCGAGTTCAAGTCGACCAAGAACGAGTACAGTCACGTGAACTGCTGGAACAGGTACCTCATGAGCTACTTCACCATTGGTGAGACTATGTTCGAGGCGAATGTCCTTCCAGCGATCTGTGGCAGGCTCTACACGAAAACGGATAGGTACCTGTGGCAGTCCCTGGAACAGATGTTCCTGAAGTACCATTTTGGTATCCTCACCTGTGAAAGCTCCTGCGTGGGCATCTTCAAGTTCTGCGGCGCTTACTATATATGCGATGTGAACTCATTCGGGCCGCCGTTGTTCCAGTATGGAGAGGGCGCTGCGTATCTGCTTAGGGCTACTTACTTTTACAAGTTTATAACTACTCTGGTATTGACGATCGGCTCTCCTGAGTGCAGCCAGTTTGCATTGAACCCTATTGAGATCTTAAAGGTTATCGACGTGGGGTCCTCCGTGTTACCCATTGGCAGACTGGATATGAAGGAAAGGGGTAAAAGGATAACTAAAATAGAGTGTCCGTATGATGAGGAGAAGAAGAGACAAATGAAGAGGTGGAAACATAAGCGGCAGGAGACTGCGAGGACTATCGATAAATTATGCTGCAAAGGTGCTGAATGA